AGGCCCCGCTTTGAATGCTTGCCGCACGTTTCAGCATGGCTGAGAAGTTCTGTCCGTAAAACATGTTATCGCCAAGAATTAAACATCCGGGTTCTCCGTCAAGAAATTCGGCACCTAAAACAAAAGCTTGCGCCAGTCCGTTAGGTTTTTCCTGTATTTTATATTGAAAGTTCATACCAAGGTCATCACCTGTACCCAATAAATCTTTAAACATGGGAAGATCCCGAGGAGTAGAGATAATCAAAACTTCCCGTATTCCGGCCAACATCAATGTTGACAGTGGATAATAAATCATCGGTTTATCATACACCGGCATGATTTGTTTCGAAATAGCTTTGGATAGCGGATATAAACGAGTGGCGCTTCCTCCGGCAAGAATTATTCCTTTCATAGATTGTTATTTTTGTTACAAAATGCAAATTACGGAAAGTTTTTTGACATAGCAAAATAAATAAAAGGAAGATAAAGCTGATTCTATGAAATTCTTCTGTATTATAACAAATAGCAAAGTTCTATAATACAATGCAATGAATTATTTAAATCAGGTTTATTTTAAATGAAACAAATAATTATCCGGCAAGTTCAATTACTTCCAGATCTTTAAACTCCCCATTATCTATAACAAAACGGACCATAGTGCGTACTTTATGAAACCCATAAATACCTGCTGCTCCCGGATTAATATGAAGCATACCAAGGGTTTTGTCATACTTTACTTTAAGTATATGAGAATGTCCACTGATAAACAACTTTGGAGGATGAACCAGAATGCTTCCCCGGATAGAAGGATCATAATTTCCAGGATAACCGCCAATATGCTTCATCAGGACTTCAGTCCCTTCTATGTTAAAACGGTTTATCTGAGGATACATTTTACGAATATCCTGTCCATCAATATTTCCATATACAGCCCGAAGGGGACGGAAAGCCGCCAATTTCTCTGCTACTTCCACAGATCCTATATCACCAACGTGCCAGATTTCATCACAATTTTCAAAATATTTCAAGTACTTCTCATCCCAATATCCGTGTGTATCTGACAACAATCCAATTCTTACCATTTTTTTTCGCTTTATATCTGCAAATATATTATATTTACGGCAAAATTGGTGCTCATGGAACATCTTTATCAATATTTTAAGCGAGATATCAGTTGGCTATCGTTTAATTATCGTGTCCTTTTGGAGGCCGACGATGATAGTCTTCCGCTCTATGAGCGCATCAATTTTATTGCTATTTATTCTTCGAATCTGGAGGAATTCTATAAAATACGTGTAGCTGATCACAAAGCAAATGTTTCCGGTGCTCGTACAGACGAGGAATCTATACAGGCTTCTCAACAGATACTGGAAGATATCAATAAAGAAGTCAATAGACAGTTGGAAGAAAGAGTACGTATTTATCAGCAGAAAATTCTTCCCGCACTGCGACAAAATAATGTTATTTTCTATCAAAGTAAGGATGTAGAGCCTTTTCATCAGGAGTTTATCCGCAACTTCTTTAACGAAGAAGTTTTCCCTTTCTTGCAGCCCGTACTGATTTCCAAAGGTGAAATTGTTTCTTTCCTGCGAGATAACAGGTTATATCTTGCCGTTCGGTTATATAAACTAAACACCAAAGTTGATGATCCTTTACACGAACAGTATTTTGTACTAAAGATGCCTTATAGCAAGGTATCCCGTTTTATTGAGTTACCTCAACACGAAGGGAATTACTACCTGATGTATATTGAAGATATCATTAAAGCAAATATTGGATCTATTTTTCCAGGTTATGAAGTGGATAGTTGTTTTTGTGTCAAGATTTCACGTGACGCCGATATTCTTATTGATGATACAACTAGCGGAAACATTGTGGAACAAGTAAAAAAGAAAGTAAAAAAGCGCAAAATTGGAGCTGTGTGTCGTTTCGTTTATGACCGCCTTATGCCCAATGACTTTCTGGATTTCCTGATAGATGCCTTTCATATTAACAGAAATGAATTAGTACTGGGAGACAGCCATTTAAATCTGGAAGATTTAATTAAACTACCCAATCCCAATAAACTTCTCAGAATTAATGAGAAGCCTCAACCAATGAGATTAAATTACCTGAACAAACATTCCTCTATTTTTCAGTATGTGAAGAAAAAGGACTTGCTGGTTCACTTTCCATATCATTCCTTTGAGCATTTTATTCATTTCCTCTACGAAGCAACGCATGATCCAATGACTACAGAGATTATGGTTACCCAATACAGAGTAGCGGAAAACTCGGCAGTTATTAACACGCTTATCAGTGCTGCCCAAAATGGGAAAAAGGTAACTGTCTTTGTGGAACTAAAGGCTCGTTTTGATGAAGAGAATAATCTTGAAACGGCAGAAATGATGCAGGATGCCGGTATTAATATTATCTACAGCATTCCTGGACTAAAGGTACATGCCAAAGTGGCTCTGATCCTTAGGCAGGGTGAAAAGAATATATGCAGTTATGCTTATGTGAGTACCGGTAACTTTAATGAGAAAACGGCAAAAGTTTACTCTGATATTGGTCTGTTTACTTCAAACAGTGAAATAATTGAAGATTTGCATACCCTGTTTCTTGTCCTTGAAAAGAAAATAGAGCAGCCTCAGTTCAAACACTTACTGGTTGCGCGGTTTAATTTGATTCCGGAACTCACCAAACTTATCAACCACGAAATTGAACTGGCTGAACAGGGTAAAGGAGGAAAGATCATTCTTAAGATGAATGCTTTGCAAGATCAGATTATGATTGATGAACTTTATCGGGCTTCTGAAAAAGGAGTAGAAATTGAGCTGATTGTGCGCGGCATCTGTTGCCTGATTCCGGGTCAGCCATACAGCAAGAATATCCGCATTACACGTATCGTAGACAGTTTTCTTGAGCATGCCCGTATATGGTATTTCAATAACGGCGGGAATCCAAAAGTATTTATTGGTTCTCCCGACTGGATGCGCCGCAATCTTTATCACCGGATAGAAGCTGTAACACCAATTCTAAATGAGAATCTTAAACAAGAAATTATTGAAATTCTTAATATTCAGCTGAAAGACAATCAGAAAGCCTGCTTTGTTGATTCGAAATTACGAAATTGCTTTAAGTATAACCCTGCAGAACCACCAATTAGAGCACAATATGCAATCTACAATTTTTTGAAAGACAAAAATTCACTACCTTTGCGATCAAATTAGCAAAAACAAGAATGATTTCAGTAGACGGATTAACAGTGGAGTTCGGGGGAACTACCCTTTTCAGTGATATTTCTTTTGTGATTAATGAAAAAGACCGTATTGCCTTAATGGGTAAAAACGGTGCGGGAAAGAGTACCTTATTAAAGATTCTTGCCGGCGTACGTCAACCCTCCCGAGGAAAGATATCAGTACCGAAAGAAAGTATGATTGCTTACCTGCCTCAGCACCTGATGACAGAAGACGGACGGACTGTTTTTGAAGAAACGTCTCAGGCTTTTGCTCATATTCATGAGATGGAAACTGAAATTGAGCGTCTCAACAAGGAACTGGAGACAAGAACAGACTATGAGAGTGACAGTTACATGGAACTCATTGAAAATGTATCTGCTTTAAGCGATAAGTTCTACTCCATTGACGCAACTAATTACGAAGCTGATATAGATAAAACACTTTTAGGATTAGGATTCGCACGCGAAGACTTCAACCGTCAGACAAGCGATTTCAGCGGTGGATGGAGAATGCGTATTGAGCTGGCCAAACTCTTACTGCAGAACCCTGATGTTCTGTTACTGGATGAGCCTACCAACCACCTTGATATTGAATCTATTCAATGGTTGGAAGATTTTCTTATTACCAGCGCTAAAGCGGTAATCCTGATTAGTCACGACCGTAAATTTGTGGATAATATAACCACTCGCACCATTGAATTAACTATGGGACAAATTTACGATTATAAAGTAAACTACTCCAAATACCTTCAGCTCCGTCTGGAAAGACGCGAGCAACAACAAAAAGCGTTTGATAATCAACAAAAGATGATTGCCGATACACAGGAATTCATCGACCGCTTTAAAGGCACTTATTCAAAAACCACACAAGTGCAGAGCCGTGTGAAAATGCTGGAAAAGCTGGAGATACTGGAAGTGGACGATGAAGACACCTCTGCTCTCCGATTAAAGTTTCCTCCTTCTCCCCGCTCAGGCAACTATCCGGTAACCATGGATGGCGTGGGTAAAACCTATGGTGATAAGCTGATATTCAGCAATGCCAGCCTCACTATCGAGCGTGGAGATAAAGTGGCTTTTGTTGGAAAGAACGGTGAAGGTAAGTCTACTTTAGTGAAATGTATCATGAAAGAGATTGAGCATACAGGGACTCTTACTCTGGGGCACAACGTACAAATAGGTTATTTCGCTCAAAACCAGGCTTCACTATTAGATGGGGAACTAACCATTTTTCAAACCATTGATGATGTAGCTGTGGGAGAAATCCGTAATAAGATACGTGATATTTTAGGAGCTTTCATGTTTGGTGGTGAAGAATCCACTAAAAAAGTAAAGGTATTATCGGGAGGAGAGCGTACCCGTCTGGCAATGATTAAACTATTGCTGGAACCGGTGAATCTTCTTATTCTCGATGAGCCTACGAACCACCTCGACCTGAAAACAAAAGATATTCTGAAGTCGGCTTTAAAAGATTTCGACGGAACACTGATCGTAGTATCTCACGACCGTGACTTCCTGGATGGATTAGCTACCAAGGTTTACGAGTTCGGCAACAAGAAAGTAAACGAACATCTTTGCGGTATTTATGAATTCCTTGAAAAGAAAAAGATGGATTCATTGAATGAGCTGGAACGTAATAAATAACATCCAAAACAGAAGATTGGATTGATATTGATAAACCAAATATAAAGGAATATGGTTGCTCAAACAGAATTCTCACTAAGAGCTAAGCAAAGAGGCTTTCACCTGATTACTCAGGAGATTCTAAGGAACTTGCCGGAACTGCCAAAGACCGGCTTGCTCCATCTGTTCATAAAACATAGTTCTGCCGCACTGAGCATTAATGAAAATGCCGACCCTGATGTGCGCACAGACATGGAATCTATCTTCAACCACCTGATTAAAGAACGCGAGTCCTATTATGAACATGTTCTTGAGGGAGATGACGATATGCCGGCACATGCCAAGTCGGTTATTATAGGACCAAGCATTACAATACCAATAACAAACGGACATCTGAACCTGGGAACCTGGCAAGGCATTTATCTTTGCGAGTTCCGCAATTATGGTGGAGAAAGAAAGATAGTAGCAACCGTAATAGGATAAATTGTCTGCCTTGGAAAATCCATTGGTGAATACTTTCCATTTATTGGAGTATGCTTTTGCATTTATTGGTGAATGGCCAAAAATTATTGGTGAATAAAACCGCTCAAACTCCCGCCTGCCTTTTTTGGAAGCAGGCGGGAGTTTGCTCAACATCCGGTTACGTTTCAAAAAAAGCAGGCGGGATGTTTTTTGACCTCTGTTTTTTGCAAACTATACAGAAAAAGGTTCTTCGTCACTTTAGGTGCAAGCTATTCAGATAAAAGTCTTTATTCATAGGCATTTCAAATGTTTTTCTATCTTGAATATTATGCCCCGTTATCTAAAGTCATGATATTGTCAAAAGTCGTGATAAAGGGAAGTTCTATTGAAATTTCTAACAACCTCTATAATTAAACCATCTAAAGATTTGTATCTATCTGATTATCAGAGAATGAAGTGTTTAAAAAGTTGTAGATATGCTTGAAAATCAGTATCTTTAAGCTGACCAAAGCATCAAGACTCCAATGAATCAAAGCATATCTACAGTTGGTAAAGTTACTACAAATAAGCCTATTTACGTCAATGTTAACAAAAAGAAATCAACTATTTCTTTTAAACTTCATATTCCTCATTATCGCCAGGATAGAGTCTCTATAAGCGGGAAATCGTACACTGTAGAATTGTCCCGTACCTCTAATGATAGCCGCTGCCCGGCCTGTGGTTGTTTGAGTCAAAGTTTACATGGGTACTATATGCGCCAACTTCAGGGTTTAGAGATCTTTAATCATCCCCTGACTCTACGGGTCAAAACCCGCAAATTTCGTTGCCGAAATGAGCATTGTCTCCGCAAGGTCTTTAGTGAGGACCATTCCTGCCTGGCTTCTCCCTATGGCCGCAACACTCTGGAGGTAGAGGAACGTATCCGTGAAGTATCTCTAAAAGTCACATCCCGTACTGCCAGTGAGCTTTTACACGGGC
This genomic interval from uncultured Bacteroides sp. contains the following:
- a CDS encoding ABC-F family ATP-binding cassette domain-containing protein, which codes for MISVDGLTVEFGGTTLFSDISFVINEKDRIALMGKNGAGKSTLLKILAGVRQPSRGKISVPKESMIAYLPQHLMTEDGRTVFEETSQAFAHIHEMETEIERLNKELETRTDYESDSYMELIENVSALSDKFYSIDATNYEADIDKTLLGLGFAREDFNRQTSDFSGGWRMRIELAKLLLQNPDVLLLDEPTNHLDIESIQWLEDFLITSAKAVILISHDRKFVDNITTRTIELTMGQIYDYKVNYSKYLQLRLERREQQQKAFDNQQKMIADTQEFIDRFKGTYSKTTQVQSRVKMLEKLEILEVDDEDTSALRLKFPPSPRSGNYPVTMDGVGKTYGDKLIFSNASLTIERGDKVAFVGKNGEGKSTLVKCIMKEIEHTGTLTLGHNVQIGYFAQNQASLLDGELTIFQTIDDVAVGEIRNKIRDILGAFMFGGEESTKKVKVLSGGERTRLAMIKLLLEPVNLLILDEPTNHLDLKTKDILKSALKDFDGTLIVVSHDRDFLDGLATKVYEFGNKKVNEHLCGIYEFLEKKKMDSLNELERNK
- a CDS encoding RNA degradosome polyphosphate kinase, which produces MEHLYQYFKRDISWLSFNYRVLLEADDDSLPLYERINFIAIYSSNLEEFYKIRVADHKANVSGARTDEESIQASQQILEDINKEVNRQLEERVRIYQQKILPALRQNNVIFYQSKDVEPFHQEFIRNFFNEEVFPFLQPVLISKGEIVSFLRDNRLYLAVRLYKLNTKVDDPLHEQYFVLKMPYSKVSRFIELPQHEGNYYLMYIEDIIKANIGSIFPGYEVDSCFCVKISRDADILIDDTTSGNIVEQVKKKVKKRKIGAVCRFVYDRLMPNDFLDFLIDAFHINRNELVLGDSHLNLEDLIKLPNPNKLLRINEKPQPMRLNYLNKHSSIFQYVKKKDLLVHFPYHSFEHFIHFLYEATHDPMTTEIMVTQYRVAENSAVINTLISAAQNGKKVTVFVELKARFDEENNLETAEMMQDAGINIIYSIPGLKVHAKVALILRQGEKNICSYAYVSTGNFNEKTAKVYSDIGLFTSNSEIIEDLHTLFLVLEKKIEQPQFKHLLVARFNLIPELTKLINHEIELAEQGKGGKIILKMNALQDQIMIDELYRASEKGVEIELIVRGICCLIPGQPYSKNIRITRIVDSFLEHARIWYFNNGGNPKVFIGSPDWMRRNLYHRIEAVTPILNENLKQEIIEILNIQLKDNQKACFVDSKLRNCFKYNPAEPPIRAQYAIYNFLKDKNSLPLRSN
- a CDS encoding metallophosphoesterase family protein, coding for MVRIGLLSDTHGYWDEKYLKYFENCDEIWHVGDIGSVEVAEKLAAFRPLRAVYGNIDGQDIRKMYPQINRFNIEGTEVLMKHIGGYPGNYDPSIRGSILVHPPKLFISGHSHILKVKYDKTLGMLHINPGAAGIYGFHKVRTMVRFVIDNGEFKDLEVIELAG
- a CDS encoding secondary thiamine-phosphate synthase enzyme YjbQ — encoded protein: MVAQTEFSLRAKQRGFHLITQEILRNLPELPKTGLLHLFIKHSSAALSINENADPDVRTDMESIFNHLIKERESYYEHVLEGDDDMPAHAKSVIIGPSITIPITNGHLNLGTWQGIYLCEFRNYGGERKIVATVIG